The following coding sequences lie in one Fusarium poae strain DAOMC 252244 chromosome 1, whole genome shotgun sequence genomic window:
- a CDS encoding hypothetical protein (MEROPS:MER0026262) has protein sequence MPTTSRPTVAWYIDNNAGSHAERAKVLRREGFRPTSLCGYGNPSETRYAATWIHDGTTGHSWQMTWGLDLKAFDEWVQKWEMEGFLMAMLSANGPADRAEFHGVMVLPKQRLKWAYKCDIKDLDKWMAGKDDNGISRVVSFRMYGELDNRRYCVLIHENKGNERWALEHSESGLMPDSSWVSEFNYPHVSRQFLHPAKLFISDDGVITPLMTDMSVGGWSAAIRLNQSEMVKEIGRQGHQWFMPVDIQGASGFGKTQFNAVFAERTRYQPRVWAAHGQTSGFRNNEKAKKELDKIMSLFIKDNGVRQAQISIGMRGHAFLERSYTYAESAYGTVKPHDVFLLGGVSKMFLYAAIEWCVDQLLVTYDTPVYKLLGYRNAFDKRVEDITIQHLVDHTAGYDRDQSGEAAFEFGKVGLQLPHNGTEPATLHDVIKYKLKKKLDFNPGERMVHSHYGSLLLGAVVANLTEMPYVDFLKKHILDGLDVSLFETDARAHYKDNIVQQGLQIGVDARYPGKGEYVSGVYGGDGAIKEETAAAFSLRASATSVMKFAARHSVARTGKRKDGYRRGGIEGGYAYVESYGDFDFAILFNTREFASKNAVLGLAHDKIRKFIDRSVAERKYGSFTLTCNPGPEIFDKAFPELEDVPLDSLEHLPDCTKEELDEIMHDRKDLD, from the exons ATGCCCACAACCTCTCGCCCGACTGTAGCATGGTACATCGATAACAACGCGGGTTCGCATGCCGAGCGCGCAAAAGTGTTACGAAGAGAAGGCTTCAGACCCACGTCGCTGTGTGGCTACGGAAACCCTAGTGAGACCCGATACGCTGCGACTTGGATACACGATGGAACAACTGGCCATTCCTGGCAGATGACATGGGGTTTGGACCTGAAAGCGTTCGACGAATGGGTTCAAAAGTGGGAGATGGAGGGCTTTCTAATGGCCATGCTCAGCGCAAATGGGCCAGCAGACAGAGCCGAGTTCCACGGCGTTATGGTACTTCCCAAGCAACGCCTCAAATGGGCTTATAAATGTGATATCAAGGACCTCGACAAATGGATGGCAGGTAAGGATGACAACGGTATATCCAGAGTTGTCAGTTTCCGCATGTACGGGGAACTGGACAACAGAAGATATTGTGTTTTGATCCACGAGAACAAAGGCAACGAGCGATGGGCACTGGAACATTCCGAGTCAGGTTTGATGCCAGACTCGAGTTGGGTCTCAGAATTCAACTACCCGCATGTATCACGACAATTCCTACATCCTGCCAAGCTCTTCATATCTGACGATGGTGTAATTACACCTCTAATGACTGACATGAGCGTGGGAGGTTGGTCAGCCGCAATTCGTCTCAATCAATCAGAGATGGTTAAGGAGATCGGTAGACAAGGCCATCAGTGGTTCATGCCGGTCGACATACAGGGAGCCTCAGGTTTCGGCAAGACACAGTTCAACGCTGTCTTCGCTGAACGCACGAGATATCAGCCTCGAGTATGGGCAGCACACGGACAGACTTCGGGTTTCAGGAACAACGAAAAGGCAAAAAAGGAGCTGGACAAAATCATGAGCCTATTCATCAAGGATAACGGTGTTCGACAAGCCCAAATATCCATCGGGATGAGGGGTCACGCCTTTCTCGAGCGAAGCTACACATATGCCGAATCAGCTTATGGCACCGTGAAACCTCACGATGTTTTCCTCCTCGGAGGTGTCAGCAAGATGTTTCTATACGCAGCCATCGAATGGTgcgttgatcaattactgGTTACATACGACACACCTGTCTACAAGTTGCTGGGTTATCGCAACGCCTTCGACAAGCGAGTAGAAGACATTACCATCCAGCATCTTGTTGATCACACAGCAGGATACGACCGAGACCAATCTGGGGAAGCCGCTTTCGAATTCGGCAAGGTTGGACTGCAACTACCGCACAATGGCACAGAACCCGCCACTCTTCACGACGTGATCAAAtacaagctcaagaagaagctcgattTCAACCCAGGCGAGCGTATGGTTCACTCCCACTACGGCTCTTTACTATTGGGCGCAGTAGTAGCGAACCTTACCGAAATGCCCTATGTGGATTTCCTCAAGAAACACATCCTCGATGGCCTTGATGTGTCACTGTTCGAAACTGACGCTAGGGCTCACTACAAGGATAACATTGTCCAACAAGGTTTGCAGATTGGTGTCGATGCTAGATACCCCGGGAAAGGAGAGTATGTCTCTGGAGTATATGGGGGAGATGGTGCTATTAAGGAAGAAACTGCCGCTGCCTTTTCTCTCCGCGCGAGCGCTACCAGTGTAATGAAGTTTGCTGCCCGGCATT CCGTTGCCAGAACCGGTAAACGCAAGGATGGCTACCGCAGGGGAGGAATAGAGGGTGGTTACGCCTACGTCGAGTCATACGGTGATTTCGACTTTGCCATTCTCTTCAACACAAGGGAGTTTGCTTCCAAGAACGCGGTTCTGGGCCTTGCGCACGACAAGATTCGGAAGTTTATCGATCGAAGCGTGGCGGAGAGAAAGTATGGTTCATTTACGCTCACCTGTAACCCTGGGCCCGAAATCTTCGACAAGGCTTTCCCTGAACTGGAAGACGTACCTCTGGACTCTTTGGAGCATCTGCCTGATTGTACAAAGGAGGAATTGGATGAGATTATGCACGATAGAAAGGACCTTGATTAG
- a CDS encoding hypothetical protein (TransMembrane:10 (i55-75o87-105i125-146o161-181i193-212o224-242i263-284o304-328i340-359o371-395i)), whose amino-acid sequence MSFSIEGDGRLDLKQRVQDMDNDNWKEGHTRVAGQKRFKSSQKVSIKDRIKHLTWAYFTFVMSTGGIALLLHSTPHKFQGLEVIGKIYYILTIVLFLCLVSGLVLRFTTTPDALKKSLMHPTESLFFPCSLLSIATIISNAGAYGVPSAGPWLVDALRACFWIYAGVTILSAIVQYFVLFTGAHLPIHSMTPAWILPIFPIMLTGTLASSLMSTQSLEHRMSMLVAGVTFQGLGWTVAFLIYPLYVGRLMQDGLPAPAMRPGMFIAVGPAGYTSVAIIGMSRALPEGYGYFETYPMAQDVLRIIALWLSIWIWCVGFWFFGFALLSVLSSAFKRKLQFSMTWWALVFPNIGFTLATGNIGQELNSEGIQWVASVMTVILVIMWFVVLYGMVSAVVRKKLLWPGRDGDES is encoded by the coding sequence ATGTCCTTCTCGATTGAAGGAGATGGTCGTCTCGACCTTAAACAGCGCGTCCAGGATATGGATAACGACAACTGGAAAGAAGGCCACACTCGAGTCGCGGGCCAAAAACGCTTCAAATCATCACAAAAAGTCAGCATAAAAGATCGCATTAAGCATTTGACATGGGCCTACTTCACTTTCGTTATGAGCACGGGCGGTATCGCGCTGTTGCTGCACTCTACACCACACAAGTTTCAAGGGCTGGAGGTTATCGGGAAGATCTACTATATCCTGACGATAGTACTATTCCTCTGTCTCGTCTCAGGTCTTGTTCTGCGATTTACCACGACGCCAGATGCGCTGAAGAAGAGTTTGATGCATCCCACCGAAAGCCTCTTCTTTCCATGCTCTCTGCTCAGCATTGCGACTATCATATCCAATGCAGGTGCTTATGGTGTTCCTTCGGCAGGGCCCTGGTTGGTTGACGCACTGAGGGCGTGTTTCTGGATTTATGCTGGTGTCACCATTCTATCAGCCATAGTCCAGTACTTTGTCCTCTTCACTGGAGCTCATCTTCCTATCCATTCCATGACACCCGCTTGGATTTTGCCCATCTTCCCGATAATGCTTACCGGAACTCTTGCGTCATCTCTCATGTCTACGCAAAGCCTAGAACATCGAATGTCAATGCTGGTGGCTGGCGTGACTTTCCAAGGCCTCGGATGGACTGTTGCATTCCTCATATATCCATTGTATGTGGGCAGGCTGATGCAAGATGGTTTACCAGCGCCAGCGATGCGACCTGGTATGTTCATTGCCGTCGGACCGGCTGGATACACCTCTGTGGCCATCATTGGCATGTCCAGAGCACTTCCAGAAGGTTATGGCTATTTCGAGACGTATCCCATGGCACAAGATGTTCTCAGGATAATAGCACTCTGGCTTAGCATATGGATATGGTGCGTTGGATTCTGGTTCTTTGGATTTGCCCTCCTTTCAGTACTGTCGTCTGCTTTTAAGCGCAAGTTGCAGTTCAGCATGACTTGGTGGGCTCTCGTTTTCCCCAACATTGGATTTACCCTTGCTACAGGAAACATTGGACAGGAGCTTAATAGTGAAGGGATTCAGTGGGTGGCGAGTGTCATGACGGTAATTCTGGTTATTATGTGGTTTGTTGTGTTGTATGGGATGGTATCTGCAGTTGTTcgcaagaagcttctttggCCTGGGCGGGATGGTGACGAGTCTTAG
- a CDS encoding hypothetical protein (BUSCO:13691at5125), translating to MSTPTDTFSREEVRSHTSDESLWCIIDSTVYDLTDFVDAHPGGETVLRQVAGQDATTAFYNLHRHEVLTKYKDLAVGTIEGEKAQVITPQPGDLSKVPYAEPLWLAEPFRSPYYKDSHRELRRKLREFVDSELYEEAQECEATGRYISQKMIDRMSELGILHMRLGPGKHLHGVNLMGGAVKGEEFDYFHDLIVSQELARAMARGFADGNMAGMTISLTAVLNFARDEAWKKKIADEVFSGKKKICLAITEAFAGSDVAGLRTTAEKTPDGKHYIINGTKKWITNGVWCDYFVTGARTDKGLSVFLIERGEGVETKQIKTSYSTTAGTAYVTFDNVKVPAENMLGKENKGIQVILSNFNHERWTMVCGSLRLSRSIVEECLKWANQRQVFGKSLIDQPVIRQKLAKMIALVEANQSWLETITYQMCHMPYSQQAQHLAGPIGLLKMSVTRAAHEVADESVQIWGGRGITQTGMGKFIEMFHRTYKFDAILGGAEEVLGDLGVRQAMRNFPNAKL from the exons ATGAGCACACCCACAGACACATTCTCCCGCGAGGAGGTCCGCTCCCACACCTCCGACGAGTCCCTCTGGTGCATCATCGATAGCACAGTCTACGATCTAACAGACTTTGTCGATGCTCATCCCGGTGGTGAGACTGTCCTGCGTCAAGTCGCCGGTCAAGATGCCACAACAGCCTTCTATAACCTCCACCGGCACGAGGTCCTCACAAAGTACAAGGACCTTGCCGTTGGCACCATCGAGGGCGAAAAGGCCCAAGTCATCACCCCACAGCCTGGTGATCTCAGCAAGGTCCCCTACGCCGAGCCCCTATGGCTCGCCGAGCCTTTCCGCTCTCCCTACTACAAGGACAGCCACAGGGAACTGAGGCGCAAGCTCAGAGAGTTCGTCGACAGCGAGCTGTACGAGGAGGCGCAGGAATGCGAGGCGACAGGTCGCTACATTAGCCAGAAGATGATTGATCGCATGAGCGAGTTGGGTATCTTGCACATGCGTCTCGGACCTGGAAAGCACCTTCACGGAGTCAACCTCATGGGAGGCGCGGTCAAGGGCGAGGAGTTCGATTACTTCCACGACTTGATCGTGTCGCAGGAGCTCGCACGGGCCATGGCTCGTGGTTTCGCTGATGGAAACATGGCTGGTATGACCATTAGCTTGACAGCTGTTCTCAACTTTGCCCGCGACGAGGcctggaagaagaagattgccGACGAGGTCTTTAGTGGTAAGAAGAAGATCTGTCTCGCCATTACTGAGGCCTTTGCTGGTTCAGATGTCGCTGGACTGCGCACTACTGCCGAGAAGACACCCGACGGCAAGCACTAC ATCATCAACGGAACCAAGAAGTGGATCACCAATGGTGTCTGGTGTGATTACTTTGTTACCGGTGCCCGCACCGACAAGGGCCTGAGTGTCTTTCTTATCGAGCGCGGCGAGGGTGTCGAGACCAAGCAGATCAAGACCTCTTACTCTACCACAGCTGGTACAGCTTACGTGACGTTCGATAATGTCAAGGTCCCTGCCGAGAACATGCTGGGCAAGGAGAACAAGGGCATCCAGGTCATTCTCAGCAACTTTAACCACGAGCGATGGACCATGGTTT GTGGAAGTCTTCGTCTTTCGAGAAGTATCGTTGAGGAGTGTCTCAAGTGGGCAAACCAGCGTCAAGTCTTTGGCAAGTCACTGATTGACCAGCCCGTCATCCGACAAAA ACTCGCCAAGATGATTGCCCTCGTCGAAGCCAACCAGTCCTGGCTCGAGACCATCACATACCAAATGTGCCACATGCCCTATAGTCAGCAAGCGCAGCACCTTGCCGGTCCTATCGGTCTCCTCAAGATGAGTGTAACCCGTGCCGCTCACGAGGTCGCCGACGAGTCCGTGCAAATCTGGGGTGGCCGTGGAATTACTCAGACCGGTATGGGCAAGTTCATTGAGATGTTCCACCGAACATACAAGTTCGATGCCATTCTCGGTGGTGCCGAGGAGGTCTTGGGAGATCTTGGTGTGAGACAGGCTATGAGGAACTTCCCCAACGCCAAGTTGTAA
- a CDS encoding hypothetical protein (BUSCO:50247at5125) gives MDSFQQQQQQQQPRGACYSCGSTAHQARDCPTKGPAKCYNCGGEGHMSRDCTEPMKDNKSCYKCGQPGHISRDCPMSGGSGQATECYKCGEIGHIARNCNKSSYGNNYGGGFQQGGAGKTCYSCGGFGHMSRECVNGMKCYNCGESGHYSRDCPKESAGGEKICYKCQQPGHVQSQCPGN, from the exons ATGGATTCCttccagcagcaacagcagcagcagcagccccGTGGCGCTTGCTACTCTT GCGGTTCTACCGCTCACCAG GCCCGCGACTGCCCCACCAAGGGTCCCGCTAAGTG CTACAACTGTGGTG GCGAGGGTCACATGA GCCGTGATTGCACTGAGCCCATGAAGGACAACAAGTCCTGCTACAAGTGCGGCCAGCCCGGCCACATCTCCCGTGACTGCCCCATGAGCGGCGGTAGCGGCCAGGCCACTGAGTGCTACAAG TGTGGTGAGATCGGCCACATTGCCCGCAACTGCAACAAGTCTTCTTACGGTAACAACTACGGCGGCGGTTTCCAGCAGGGCGGTGCCGGCAAGACCTGCTACTCTTGCGGTGGTTTCGGCCACATGTCTC GCGAGTGTGTCAACGGCATGAAGTGCTACAACTGTGGCGAGTCTGGCCACTACTCCCGTGACTGCCCCAAGGAGTCCGCTGGTGGTGAGAAGATCTGCTACAAGTGCCAGCAGCCCGGACACGTCCAGTCCCAGTGCCCCGGCAACTAA